The Chlorocebus sabaeus isolate Y175 chromosome 1, mChlSab1.0.hap1, whole genome shotgun sequence genome includes a region encoding these proteins:
- the TMEM134 gene encoding transmembrane protein 134 isoform X2 — translation MSAARPQFSIDDAFELSLEDAGPGPESSGVARFGPLHFERRARFEVADEDKQSRLRYQNLENDEDGAQISPEPDGGVSTRDSGRTSIRSSQWSFSTISSGTQRSYNTCCSWTQHPLIQKNRRVVLASFLLLLLGLGVSSAIFFVPGFLLLVPGVYHVIFIYCAVKGHRGFQFFYLPYFEK, via the exons ATGAGCGCCGCCCGGCCCCAGTTCAGCATTGATGATGCCTTCGAGCTGTCCCTGGAGGACGCGGGCCCTGGGCCCGAGTCCAGCGGGGTCGCGCGCTTTGGGCCGCTGCACTTCGAGCGTCGGGCCCGGTTCGAGGTGGCTGACGAGGACAAGCAGTCCCGGCTGCGCTACCAG AACCTGGAGAACGATGAGGATGGAGCCCAGATCTCTCCGGAGCCGGATGGGGGAGTCAGCACCAG GGATTCCGGCCGAACTTCCATCCGCAGCTCCCAGTGGTCCTTTAGCACCATCAGCAGCGGCACCCAGCGCTCCTACAACACCTGCTGCAG CTGGACCCAACACCCTTTGATCCAGAAGAACCGTCGAGTGGTGCTGGCCTCCTTCCTGCTCCTGCTGCTGGGGCTGG GTGTCTCCAGCGCCATCTTCTTCGTGCCGGGCTTCCTGTTGTTGGTGCCTGGAG TCTATCACGTGATCTTCATCTACTGCGCGGTCAAGGGCCACCGGGGCTTCCAGTTCTTCTACCTGCCCTACTTCGAGAAGTGA
- the TMEM134 gene encoding transmembrane protein 134 isoform X1 produces MSAARPQFSIDDAFELSLEDAGPGPESSGVARFGPLHFERRARFEVADEDKQSRLRYQNLENDEDGAQISPEPDGGVSTRDSGRTSIRSSQWSFSTISSGTQRSYNTCCSWTQHPLIQKNRRVVLASFLLLLLGLVLILVGVGLEATPSPGVSSAIFFVPGFLLLVPGVYHVIFIYCAVKGHRGFQFFYLPYFEK; encoded by the exons ATGAGCGCCGCCCGGCCCCAGTTCAGCATTGATGATGCCTTCGAGCTGTCCCTGGAGGACGCGGGCCCTGGGCCCGAGTCCAGCGGGGTCGCGCGCTTTGGGCCGCTGCACTTCGAGCGTCGGGCCCGGTTCGAGGTGGCTGACGAGGACAAGCAGTCCCGGCTGCGCTACCAG AACCTGGAGAACGATGAGGATGGAGCCCAGATCTCTCCGGAGCCGGATGGGGGAGTCAGCACCAG GGATTCCGGCCGAACTTCCATCCGCAGCTCCCAGTGGTCCTTTAGCACCATCAGCAGCGGCACCCAGCGCTCCTACAACACCTGCTGCAG CTGGACCCAACACCCTTTGATCCAGAAGAACCGTCGAGTGGTGCTGGCCTCCTTCCTGCTCCTGCTGCTGGGGCTGG TGCTGATCCTGGTCGGCGTGGGACTGGAGGCGACCCCCTCTCCAG GTGTCTCCAGCGCCATCTTCTTCGTGCCGGGCTTCCTGTTGTTGGTGCCTGGAG TCTATCACGTGATCTTCATCTACTGCGCGGTCAAGGGCCACCGGGGCTTCCAGTTCTTCTACCTGCCCTACTTCGAGAAGTGA